The Rhodopseudomonas palustris genome window below encodes:
- a CDS encoding L-fuculose-phosphate aldolase yields MTLPGAADVATRQSIIDACREMTALGINQGTSGNISVRTEDGILVTPSGVPYELMQPEDIVAMKWDGSWTAPEGRVPSTEWRFHLDILREKPEANAVVHAHPIFCTIIAIMNRAIPAIHYMIAAGGGNDIPCAPYAQYGTAELSQTVLEALRYRRACLMAHHGMIAIGPNLRRALWLAGTVEVLAKQYHGCLQIGSPPLLSDDEVDSILKRWGQYGLRDSDRAPKTSN; encoded by the coding sequence ATGACGCTTCCCGGCGCTGCTGACGTCGCAACCCGGCAATCCATCATCGACGCCTGCCGCGAGATGACGGCCTTGGGCATCAACCAGGGCACGTCGGGCAACATCAGTGTTCGCACCGAAGACGGCATCCTGGTGACGCCGTCCGGCGTGCCGTACGAATTGATGCAGCCGGAAGACATCGTGGCAATGAAATGGGACGGCTCATGGACCGCGCCGGAAGGCCGCGTGCCCTCGACCGAGTGGCGCTTCCATCTCGATATTCTGCGCGAGAAGCCGGAAGCCAACGCCGTGGTGCACGCGCACCCGATCTTCTGCACCATCATCGCGATCATGAACCGCGCGATTCCGGCGATCCACTACATGATCGCGGCCGGCGGCGGCAACGACATTCCCTGCGCGCCCTACGCGCAATACGGTACCGCCGAACTGTCGCAAACGGTGCTCGAGGCGCTGCGCTATCGCCGCGCCTGCCTGATGGCGCATCACGGAATGATCGCAATCGGCCCGAACCTGCGCCGAGCTTTGTGGCTCGCCGGCACCGTCGAAGTGCTGGCCAAGCAATATCACGGCTGCCTGCAGATCGGCTCGCCGCCGCTGCTCTCGGATGACGAGGTCGACAGCATCCTGAAACGCTGGGGCCAATACGGCCTGCGCGACAGCGACCGCGCTCCCAAGACCTCCAACTAA
- a CDS encoding IclR family transcriptional regulator: MDKAFIKGLRLLETLALSDQPRGVTDLANELKFTKSNVHRLLATLQSQGYVRQIPPHSTYELTTKLWELGHHVIQRMDLVRIARPAMTTLAEVTGETVHLSVLDGTEVLYVDKIESAHHIRAHTSVGMRAPAFTVATGKAMLAQMPDDYLEILRPHLKRYTDSTRTTIEELREDIRAIRAQGYASVLHGEWREGIAACACAIIGRSGELIGAIGMSGPDIRVKRKQIKEYSAHVMEAARTIGLALGHGGMK; encoded by the coding sequence ATGGACAAAGCTTTCATCAAGGGACTTCGACTGCTCGAGACCCTTGCGCTCAGCGATCAGCCGCGCGGCGTCACGGATCTCGCCAACGAGCTCAAATTCACCAAAAGCAACGTGCACCGGCTGCTGGCGACCTTGCAGTCGCAAGGCTATGTCCGTCAGATCCCGCCGCACAGCACCTATGAGCTGACCACCAAGCTGTGGGAGCTCGGCCATCACGTCATTCAGCGCATGGATCTGGTTCGGATCGCGCGGCCGGCGATGACCACGCTGGCCGAGGTCACCGGCGAGACGGTGCATCTGTCGGTGCTCGATGGCACCGAGGTGCTGTACGTCGACAAGATCGAGAGCGCCCATCACATCCGCGCCCACACCAGCGTCGGCATGCGCGCGCCGGCGTTCACGGTCGCGACCGGCAAGGCGATGCTGGCACAGATGCCGGACGATTATCTGGAAATCCTGCGCCCGCATCTGAAGCGCTACACGGATTCGACCCGCACCACGATCGAAGAGCTGCGCGAGGACATCCGCGCCATCCGGGCGCAGGGGTACGCATCGGTGCTGCACGGCGAGTGGCGCGAAGGCATCGCCGCCTGCGCCTGCGCCATCATCGGCCGCTCCGGCGAATTGATCGGCGCGATCGGGATGTCCGGCCCGGACATCCGCGTCAAGCGCAAGCAGATCAAGGAATACTCCGCCCACGTCATGGAAGCCGCCCGCACCATCGGCCTGGCGCTCGGCCATGGCGGGATGAAGTAA
- a CDS encoding extracellular solute-binding protein — MLGLKRFRLPALASAAFIALGAATASAQSNVVIMQDPGGGYGDALRKVMYDPFEKETGIKVVTVQEARSGPRIKAQAEAGKAQWDLTFIFDQETKLLGDCCLADIDYSKLSESAHKTLAAMPDNLKRKKGVALQVIGVGLVYNKDKFKGDKAPQTWADFWDVKKFPGRRCMPAWPRFTFEAALMADGVTKDKLYPIDMDRALKKLKEIKPHVVKWWTTAAQPPQLILDGEADMCLAYTGSMSKLALEGAPIDLTFNQGFVYYDFFSIPKGAPNYDNALKLLSWRLDPKRAAQLTSTFPVALPSKVVFDAATDKNIARYWANNPDNVAKAIEWSPDFWGAPSPAGNSTNEEYGQEKLNAMLAQ; from the coding sequence ATGTTGGGACTGAAACGCTTCAGACTGCCGGCCTTGGCCTCGGCGGCATTCATCGCCCTGGGAGCGGCGACCGCCTCCGCCCAGAGCAATGTCGTCATCATGCAGGATCCGGGCGGCGGCTACGGCGATGCGCTGCGCAAGGTGATGTACGACCCGTTCGAGAAGGAAACCGGCATCAAGGTCGTCACCGTGCAGGAAGCCCGCAGCGGTCCGCGCATCAAGGCCCAGGCCGAAGCCGGCAAGGCGCAGTGGGACCTGACCTTCATCTTCGATCAGGAAACCAAACTGCTCGGCGACTGCTGCCTGGCCGACATCGATTATTCGAAGCTGTCGGAATCCGCGCACAAGACCCTCGCGGCGATGCCGGACAATCTGAAGCGCAAGAAGGGCGTCGCGCTGCAGGTGATCGGCGTCGGCCTCGTCTACAACAAGGACAAGTTCAAAGGCGACAAGGCTCCGCAGACCTGGGCCGACTTCTGGGACGTGAAGAAATTCCCCGGCCGCCGCTGCATGCCGGCGTGGCCGCGCTTCACCTTCGAAGCCGCGCTGATGGCCGACGGCGTCACCAAAGACAAACTGTATCCGATCGACATGGATCGGGCGCTCAAGAAGCTGAAGGAGATCAAGCCGCACGTGGTGAAGTGGTGGACCACCGCCGCGCAGCCGCCGCAGCTGATCCTCGACGGTGAAGCCGATATGTGCCTCGCCTACACCGGCTCGATGAGCAAGCTGGCGCTGGAAGGCGCGCCGATCGATCTCACCTTCAATCAGGGCTTCGTCTATTACGACTTTTTCTCGATTCCAAAAGGCGCGCCGAACTACGACAATGCTCTGAAGCTGCTGTCGTGGCGTCTTGATCCGAAGCGCGCCGCGCAACTGACCTCCACCTTCCCGGTGGCATTGCCGTCGAAGGTCGTGTTCGACGCGGCGACGGATAAGAACATCGCGCGGTATTGGGCGAACAATCCCGACAACGTCGCCAAGGCGATCGAGTGGAGCCCGGACTTCTGGGGTGCGCCGTCGCCGGCGGGGAATTCCACCAATGAAGAATACGGACAAGAAAAGCTGAACGCGATGCTGGCCCAGTAA
- a CDS encoding CoA transferase subunit A, which yields MASDLRGLAKYVEPGIRLAVPVDYAGVSMAMTRPIIERKTGNLHLICVPTGGLQVDQLIGSGLVRTVETSAVTLGEAGGAPRFNAAVKDGSIKLMDATCPAIHAGLMAAQKGSPFMPMRGLIGSDILRHRKDWRVIDNPLADGGDPVVLIPAIKPDVTIFHAPMADRFGNVWIGRRRELAAMAYASATTLVTVERIVDDSLLANEITAAGVLPAIYVTEVALAPKGAWPYGLWGEYQADTQELVRYARAARTAEGFAEYMTTTQMEPA from the coding sequence GTGGCGAGCGATCTTCGCGGACTGGCGAAGTATGTGGAGCCGGGAATCCGGCTGGCCGTGCCGGTCGACTATGCCGGCGTCTCGATGGCGATGACGCGCCCGATCATCGAGCGCAAAACCGGCAACCTCCATCTCATCTGCGTGCCGACCGGCGGCCTTCAGGTCGATCAGCTGATCGGCTCGGGCCTGGTCCGCACCGTCGAGACCAGCGCGGTGACGCTCGGCGAGGCCGGCGGCGCGCCGCGGTTCAACGCAGCCGTCAAGGACGGCTCGATCAAGCTGATGGACGCGACCTGCCCGGCGATCCACGCCGGGCTGATGGCGGCCCAAAAGGGCAGCCCGTTCATGCCGATGCGCGGCCTGATCGGCAGCGACATCCTGCGGCATCGCAAGGATTGGCGCGTGATCGACAATCCGCTGGCGGACGGCGGCGACCCCGTGGTGCTGATCCCCGCGATCAAGCCGGACGTGACGATCTTCCACGCCCCGATGGCCGACCGCTTCGGCAACGTCTGGATCGGCCGGCGCCGCGAACTCGCCGCGATGGCCTATGCGTCGGCGACGACGCTGGTGACGGTCGAACGGATCGTCGACGACAGCCTGCTCGCCAACGAGATCACCGCGGCCGGCGTGCTGCCGGCGATCTACGTGACTGAAGTTGCGCTCGCGCCGAAGGGCGCGTGGCCCTACGGGCTGTGGGGCGAATATCAGGCCGACACCCAGGAACTCGTTCGCTACGCGCGCGCGGCGCGCACCGCCGAAGGTTTTGCCGAATACATGACGACGACGCAGATGGAGCCCGCCTGA
- a CDS encoding alpha/beta hydrolase, protein MSEAVMAGAEAFAFDGGKTGVLLVHGFTGSPQSMRYLGERLGERGYSILGPRLPGHGVSPAAMAKTTANDWVDCAEDALLELSAKCDKTFVAGLSMGGTLSLYLAASHPDKVAGVVPINAAVQIDSPDLAGLAYARGLPEFVPGIGSDMVDTTTKELAYDQVPVTCVKQVMGLAATARALLPRIKCPTLVINSRVDHVLSPANATVIANHVGSSRIETLWLDNSYHVATIDNDKDLIASAIDSFVKRNL, encoded by the coding sequence ATGAGTGAAGCGGTGATGGCCGGCGCGGAAGCGTTCGCGTTCGATGGCGGCAAGACCGGCGTCCTGCTGGTGCACGGTTTTACCGGCAGCCCGCAAAGCATGCGCTATCTCGGCGAGCGGCTCGGCGAGCGCGGCTATTCCATTCTCGGCCCGCGGCTGCCCGGACACGGCGTCTCGCCGGCCGCGATGGCCAAAACCACCGCCAATGACTGGGTCGACTGCGCCGAGGACGCGCTGCTCGAGCTGTCCGCCAAATGCGACAAGACCTTCGTGGCCGGACTGTCGATGGGCGGCACGCTGTCGCTGTATCTGGCCGCGTCACATCCGGACAAGGTCGCCGGCGTCGTTCCGATCAACGCCGCGGTGCAGATCGACTCGCCCGACCTTGCCGGGCTGGCCTACGCGCGCGGCCTGCCGGAATTCGTCCCGGGCATCGGCTCGGACATGGTCGACACCACCACCAAGGAGCTCGCCTACGACCAGGTCCCGGTGACCTGCGTCAAGCAGGTGATGGGGCTGGCCGCCACCGCCCGCGCGCTGCTGCCGAGGATCAAGTGCCCGACCTTGGTGATCAACTCGCGTGTCGACCACGTGCTGTCGCCAGCCAACGCGACCGTGATCGCCAACCACGTCGGCTCCAGCCGGATCGAAACGCTGTGGCTCGACAACTCCTACCACGTCGCGACGATCGACAACGACAAGGACCTGATCGCTTCCGCGATCGACAGCTTCGTGAAGCGCAATCTGTGA
- a CDS encoding molybdopterin-dependent oxidoreductase encodes MSEIKRIPHCSHWGAYTLLVQDGSIVGVEPFAHDPAPSPIIHSVPEWANPKRRVPRPLVRAGWLEKREHSDRRKRGAEKFVAVSWDEATTLVADEIRRVSTTYGNASIFAGSYGWTNSGRLHHASSLLKRMLNLVGGFTRHVDTYSIAAGPVILRHTLGSSDACDGRANTLDTIAEHTETLVVFGALSPRTAQTEAGGIGVHRVESYLRKIADRGIRIVHVSPLKDDLPEWVGAEWWPIRPNTDAALMLGLAGEIVLAGLHARDFLERCTSGADQLIAYLDGSADGVRKDAAWAAEICGLDAESIRQLARRLVDTRSMLTVSWSLQRAHHGEQPFWSALGLASIIGQIGLPGGGVGYGYASLGGVGSPFNIGKSPAISQLTRPIDSFIPVARISDMLLNPGGTFTYEGKTQTYPDTRLVYWAGGNPYHHHQDLNRLAEAWTRPETIIVQDPMFTATAQRADIVLPATTSIERNDLAGNRRSDFVIAMKQAIAPVGESLPDFEIFNRIAAKLGVADGFNEGRDEIGWVRHLYEEVRQDAVERLGFEMPDFDTFWERGYARCPVRAEHTFLADFRTDPAAHPLNTESGRIVLGSRTLAGLGYDDCPPHPAWLEPAEWLGKGDASDLHMISHQPLGRLHSQIETGVASVAAKRNGREQAKLHPTDAAARGIRDGQTIRIWNGRGACLATATVTDTVRPGVLVLPTGAWFTPRDENGLEVAGNPNVLTLDIGTSQFGQGCSAHTCLVRAEPHIADQRDAFDEYQDKLVALATA; translated from the coding sequence GTGAGTGAGATCAAGCGAATCCCGCACTGCAGCCACTGGGGCGCCTATACGCTGCTGGTGCAGGACGGGAGCATCGTCGGCGTCGAGCCGTTCGCGCACGATCCAGCGCCGTCGCCGATCATTCACTCGGTGCCGGAATGGGCCAATCCCAAGCGCCGCGTGCCGCGCCCGCTGGTGCGCGCCGGCTGGCTGGAGAAACGAGAGCACAGCGACCGGCGCAAGCGCGGCGCCGAGAAGTTCGTAGCGGTCAGTTGGGACGAAGCGACCACCCTGGTCGCCGATGAAATCCGCCGCGTCTCGACGACATACGGCAACGCCTCGATCTTCGCCGGCTCCTATGGCTGGACTAATTCGGGCCGGCTGCACCACGCTTCATCGCTGCTGAAGCGGATGCTCAATCTGGTCGGCGGCTTCACCCGTCACGTCGACACCTATTCGATCGCCGCAGGCCCCGTGATCCTGCGCCACACGCTCGGCAGCTCGGACGCCTGCGACGGCCGCGCCAACACGCTCGACACCATCGCCGAACACACCGAGACGCTGGTGGTGTTCGGCGCGCTGTCGCCGCGCACCGCGCAGACCGAGGCGGGCGGAATCGGCGTACACCGCGTCGAGTCGTATTTGCGCAAGATCGCCGATCGCGGCATCCGCATCGTGCATGTCTCGCCGCTGAAAGACGATCTGCCGGAGTGGGTCGGCGCCGAATGGTGGCCGATCCGTCCGAACACCGACGCCGCGCTGATGCTCGGCCTCGCCGGCGAGATCGTGCTGGCAGGCCTGCACGCCCGCGACTTCCTCGAGCGCTGCACCAGCGGCGCCGATCAACTGATCGCGTATCTCGACGGCTCGGCCGACGGCGTCCGCAAGGATGCGGCGTGGGCGGCGGAGATCTGCGGCCTCGATGCCGAGAGCATTCGTCAACTCGCGCGGCGTCTGGTCGACACCCGCAGCATGCTGACGGTGAGCTGGAGCCTGCAGCGCGCGCATCACGGCGAGCAGCCGTTCTGGTCGGCGCTCGGCCTTGCCTCGATCATCGGCCAGATCGGCCTGCCCGGCGGCGGTGTCGGCTATGGCTACGCGTCGCTCGGCGGCGTCGGCTCGCCATTCAACATCGGCAAGTCGCCGGCGATTTCGCAGCTGACGCGGCCGATCGACAGCTTCATTCCGGTGGCGCGGATCAGCGATATGCTGCTGAACCCGGGCGGGACCTTCACCTACGAAGGCAAGACCCAGACCTATCCGGACACCCGGCTGGTGTATTGGGCCGGCGGCAATCCGTATCACCACCATCAGGATCTCAACCGGCTCGCCGAAGCCTGGACGCGGCCGGAGACGATCATCGTTCAGGATCCGATGTTCACCGCGACCGCGCAGCGCGCCGATATCGTGCTGCCGGCGACGACCTCGATCGAGCGCAACGACCTCGCCGGCAACCGCCGCTCCGATTTCGTGATCGCGATGAAGCAGGCGATCGCGCCGGTCGGCGAGTCGCTGCCGGATTTCGAGATCTTCAATCGCATCGCCGCCAAGCTCGGTGTCGCCGACGGCTTCAACGAAGGCCGCGACGAGATCGGCTGGGTGCGGCATCTCTACGAAGAGGTGCGGCAGGACGCGGTCGAACGCCTCGGCTTCGAGATGCCCGACTTCGACACGTTCTGGGAGCGCGGCTACGCCCGCTGCCCGGTCCGCGCCGAGCACACCTTCCTGGCCGACTTCCGCACCGATCCCGCCGCGCATCCGCTCAACACCGAGAGCGGCCGGATCGTGCTCGGCAGCCGCACGCTGGCCGGGCTCGGCTATGACGATTGCCCGCCGCATCCGGCTTGGCTCGAACCGGCCGAATGGCTGGGCAAGGGCGACGCCTCCGATCTGCACATGATCTCGCATCAGCCGCTCGGCCGGCTGCACAGCCAGATCGAAACCGGCGTCGCCAGCGTGGCGGCCAAGCGCAACGGCCGCGAACAGGCGAAGCTGCATCCGACCGACGCCGCGGCGCGCGGCATCCGGGACGGCCAGACCATCCGCATCTGGAACGGGCGCGGCGCCTGCCTTGCGACCGCGACGGTCACCGACACGGTGCGACCCGGCGTGCTGGTGCTGCCGACCGGCGCTTGGTTCACGCCGCGCGACGAGAACGGCCTCGAAGTCGCCGGCAATCCCAACGTGCTGACGCTCGACATCGGCACTTCGCAATTCGGCCAGGGCTGCTCGGCACATACCTGCCTGGTCCGCGCCGAACCACACATCGCCGATCAGCGCGACGCTTTCGACGAATATCAGGACAAGCTGGTCGCCCTCGCGACCGCCTAA
- a CDS encoding CoA transferase: MTDIHPREILICTIAKLLDGVRHVAVGASSPIPASGAMLLRALKQQAGETGPRISILGSVEHNFFTNGSAELFDCAGQGRIDAFFLGGGQIDGQGNINLVGTGEYPQTQVRWPGSFGSAYLYYVVPRVILFREEHTPRAMVEKVDFISAPGVSDDGVYRTGGPIALLTSKALFRFDKERRGFDLQSVHPGYDLTAIKEATGFKFAHDDVPEQTPLPDPDVLKLLRERVYDEVAETYPDFAAQMRREIAQPLSQAS; encoded by the coding sequence ATGACCGACATTCATCCGCGCGAGATCCTGATCTGCACCATCGCCAAGCTGCTCGACGGCGTTCGTCATGTTGCGGTCGGCGCCTCCTCGCCGATTCCGGCCTCGGGCGCGATGCTGCTGCGGGCGCTGAAGCAGCAGGCCGGCGAGACCGGACCGCGGATTTCGATCCTCGGCTCGGTCGAGCATAACTTCTTCACCAACGGTTCGGCCGAGCTGTTCGATTGCGCCGGCCAGGGCCGCATCGACGCCTTCTTCCTCGGCGGCGGTCAGATCGACGGCCAGGGCAACATCAATCTGGTCGGCACCGGCGAGTATCCGCAGACGCAAGTGCGCTGGCCGGGCTCGTTCGGGTCGGCCTATCTGTACTACGTCGTGCCGCGCGTAATCCTGTTCCGCGAGGAGCACACCCCGCGCGCGATGGTCGAGAAGGTCGACTTCATCAGCGCGCCGGGTGTCAGCGACGACGGCGTGTATCGCACCGGCGGCCCGATCGCGCTGCTGACCAGCAAAGCGCTGTTCCGCTTCGACAAGGAGCGCCGCGGCTTCGACCTGCAAAGCGTGCATCCCGGCTACGACCTCACCGCCATCAAGGAAGCGACCGGCTTCAAGTTTGCGCATGACGACGTGCCGGAACAGACCCCGCTGCCCGATCCGGACGTGCTGAAGCTGCTGCGCGAGCGCGTCTACGACGAAGTCGCCGAGACCTATCCGGACTTCGCCGCACAGATGCGGCGTGAGATCGCACAGCCGCTGTCGCAAGCATCCTGA
- a CDS encoding ABC transporter ATP-binding protein: MAEPVALRAGSFGARGAASQATQTRQAIGSSIVVRDAEKRYGQFHAVDRISLDIEPGEFITLLGPSGSGKTTLLNLLAGFQSLDGGEILVDGKPVHNVPTHKRGFGMVFQSYALFPNMTVTQNVAFPMRMAGVDRATATRCVAETLEIMRLSAHADKAPSEMSGGQQQRVAIARAIVMRPKVVLMDEPLSALDRRLRESIQIEIRDLHQTIGSTILFVTHDQGEALTMSDRIAVLDAGKIVQIGRPLDIYRHPVNRFVASFVGESNLIEAEIMQKRGTTVTLKNRSGYVFEAESRDAIDVGRVTVLVRPERIAIADEPAANSTPVTVTSAIFLGETLRIEAQMESGETLLVRCPDSAKRPLPNIGDRLHVSWGPEDCWVLA; this comes from the coding sequence ATGGCCGAGCCAGTGGCTCTGCGCGCAGGGAGTTTCGGCGCGCGAGGTGCAGCATCGCAGGCCACGCAAACGCGGCAGGCCATCGGCTCGAGCATCGTGGTGCGCGATGCCGAAAAGCGCTACGGCCAGTTTCACGCAGTCGACCGCATCAGCCTCGATATCGAGCCCGGTGAGTTCATCACGCTGCTCGGCCCGTCCGGCAGCGGCAAGACCACGCTGCTCAATCTGCTCGCCGGTTTCCAATCCCTCGATGGCGGCGAAATCCTGGTCGACGGCAAGCCGGTCCACAACGTGCCCACGCACAAGCGCGGGTTCGGCATGGTGTTTCAGAGCTACGCGCTATTCCCCAATATGACGGTGACGCAGAACGTCGCGTTCCCGATGCGGATGGCCGGTGTCGATCGCGCCACCGCCACGCGCTGCGTCGCCGAGACGCTGGAGATCATGCGGCTGTCGGCGCACGCCGACAAGGCGCCGTCGGAAATGTCCGGCGGCCAGCAGCAGCGCGTCGCGATCGCGCGCGCCATCGTGATGCGGCCCAAGGTCGTGCTGATGGACGAGCCGCTCAGCGCGCTCGACCGTCGTTTGCGCGAATCGATCCAGATCGAAATCCGCGATCTGCACCAGACCATCGGCAGCACCATCCTGTTCGTCACCCACGATCAGGGTGAAGCGCTGACCATGAGCGACCGCATTGCCGTGCTGGATGCCGGCAAGATCGTGCAGATCGGCCGGCCGCTCGACATCTATCGCCACCCCGTCAATCGGTTCGTGGCCTCGTTCGTCGGCGAGAGCAATCTGATCGAAGCCGAGATCATGCAGAAGCGCGGCACCACGGTGACGCTGAAAAACCGCTCCGGCTATGTGTTCGAAGCCGAGAGCCGCGACGCGATCGACGTCGGCCGTGTCACCGTGCTGGTCCGTCCGGAGCGCATTGCGATTGCGGACGAGCCGGCTGCAAATTCGACGCCGGTGACGGTGACCTCGGCGATCTTCCTCGGCGAGACCCTGCGCATCGAGGCACAGATGGAGAGCGGCGAGACGCTGCTGGTGCGCTGCCCCGATAGCGCCAAGCGGCCGCTGCCGAATATCGGCGATCGTCTGCACGTGAGCTGGGGCCCGGAAGACTGCTGGGTGTTGGCATGA
- a CDS encoding peroxidase-related enzyme (This protein belongs to a clade of uncharacterized proteins related to peroxidases such as the alkylhydroperoxidase AhpD.), protein MTKPAISRFPVPDIASLPEDIRTRILAVQEKSGFVPNVFLTLAHRPDEFRAFFAYHDALMDKPGPITKAEREMIVVATSNANQCQYCVIAHGAILRIRAKNPLLADQIAVNYRKADITPRQRAMLDFAMKVSAQAYEVGDADIETLKSHDFSEEDIWDIAAIAAFFGMSNRLANVTSMRPNDEFYAMGR, encoded by the coding sequence ATGACCAAGCCTGCTATCAGCCGCTTCCCGGTTCCGGATATCGCCAGCCTGCCGGAGGACATCCGCACCCGCATTCTCGCAGTGCAGGAGAAGTCCGGCTTCGTGCCCAACGTGTTTCTCACGCTGGCACATCGCCCCGATGAATTCCGCGCCTTCTTCGCCTATCACGACGCGCTGATGGACAAGCCCGGCCCGATCACCAAGGCCGAGCGCGAAATGATCGTGGTCGCCACCAGCAACGCCAACCAGTGCCAGTATTGCGTGATCGCGCACGGCGCGATCCTGCGCATCCGCGCCAAAAACCCGCTGCTCGCCGACCAGATCGCGGTGAACTATCGCAAGGCCGACATCACCCCGCGGCAGCGCGCGATGCTCGACTTCGCCATGAAGGTCTCGGCCCAGGCCTACGAGGTCGGCGACGCCGACATCGAAACGCTGAAGAGCCACGACTTCAGCGAAGAAGACATCTGGGACATCGCGGCGATCGCGGCGTTCTTCGGCATGTCCAACCGCCTCGCAAACGTCACCAGCATGCGGCCGAACGACGAGTTCTATGCGATGGGGCGCTGA
- a CDS encoding ABC transporter permease subunit — MTTLSLTDEPRRQPSSSLAMKLKNPALLLLPAVAFLGFIYLLPLIDLIRISISGPSWLTYFQRVFAVPLYWESLVRTMQISVTVAFLCLLFGYPTALLIHRTRGLTRALIATAIVLPYFIAILIRTYAWMVLLGRTGPVNKLLVAIGVLGEPVQLLFHRGTVLLGMTAVLLPLMVLTIYSSVSRLDPGLTRAALASGAGPIAVFWRVLLPLTLPGIGAGFLLVFVAAIGFFITPTLLGGPGDQMFAMHITQQADSVTSEGFLQALGVVLLLITLAVVAIAGRFLGLEFIWGGRKLTESTPASPTHVAANDPARRTIGSSLADTIGWPLLRLLGMLPAGVGTWTVRLMGGVVVAVLILPIVVVMVISFSSASYLTFPPPGFSLRWYEQFFSDTNWMRAFWTSALIAAVSALIAVGLGTSAALGIVRGNIRGKSAIMLLLVSPIIVPPVVLGLSLYSLFLKFDLIGSVFGLAAAHAIGGLPIVVVILAAALQGVDKRLEQAAAVHGASSLTVLRLVTLPAIAPGLAAATFFAFLHSFDELVLTLFLSSAQLKTLPLMLWGDINYRLNPVLAVVSTLEVLLVVGGLFLARPVLATSQKAS, encoded by the coding sequence ATGACAACGCTCTCGCTGACCGACGAGCCGCGGCGTCAGCCATCCTCCAGTCTGGCGATGAAGCTGAAGAACCCGGCGCTGCTGCTGCTGCCGGCGGTCGCGTTTTTGGGCTTCATCTATCTGCTGCCGTTGATCGATCTGATCCGCATCAGCATCAGCGGCCCGAGCTGGCTGACTTACTTCCAGCGCGTTTTCGCCGTGCCGCTGTATTGGGAATCGCTGGTCCGGACCATGCAGATCTCGGTCACGGTGGCGTTCCTGTGCCTGCTGTTCGGCTATCCGACCGCGCTGCTGATCCATCGCACCCGTGGTCTGACGCGTGCGCTGATCGCGACCGCGATCGTGCTGCCGTACTTCATCGCGATTCTGATCCGCACCTACGCCTGGATGGTGCTGCTCGGCCGTACCGGCCCGGTCAACAAGCTGCTGGTCGCGATCGGCGTTCTGGGCGAGCCGGTTCAGCTGCTGTTTCATCGCGGCACCGTGCTGCTCGGCATGACTGCGGTGCTGCTGCCGCTGATGGTGCTGACGATCTATTCCAGCGTGTCGCGGCTCGATCCCGGCCTGACGCGTGCTGCGCTCGCCTCCGGCGCCGGACCGATCGCCGTATTCTGGCGGGTGTTGCTGCCGTTGACGCTGCCCGGCATCGGCGCCGGCTTCCTGCTGGTGTTCGTCGCGGCGATCGGCTTCTTCATCACGCCGACGCTGCTTGGCGGCCCCGGCGACCAGATGTTCGCCATGCACATCACCCAGCAGGCGGATTCGGTGACCTCCGAAGGCTTCCTGCAGGCGCTCGGCGTCGTGCTGCTGCTGATCACGCTGGCGGTGGTGGCGATCGCCGGCCGTTTCCTCGGCCTGGAGTTCATCTGGGGCGGCCGCAAGCTGACCGAATCCACCCCTGCAAGCCCGACGCATGTCGCTGCGAACGATCCGGCGCGCCGCACCATCGGCAGCAGCCTTGCTGATACGATCGGCTGGCCGCTACTGCGGCTGCTCGGGATGCTGCCGGCCGGCGTCGGCACCTGGACAGTGCGACTGATGGGCGGCGTGGTCGTCGCCGTGCTGATCCTCCCCATTGTCGTGGTGATGGTGATCTCGTTCAGCAGCGCCAGCTATCTGACCTTTCCGCCGCCGGGCTTCTCGCTGCGCTGGTACGAGCAGTTCTTCTCCGACACCAACTGGATGCGGGCGTTCTGGACTTCGGCGCTGATCGCGGCGGTCTCGGCCTTGATCGCGGTCGGGCTCGGCACCAGCGCGGCGCTCGGCATCGTCCGCGGCAACATCCGCGGCAAGTCGGCCATCATGCTGCTGCTGGTCAGCCCGATCATCGTGCCGCCGGTGGTGCTCGGCTTGTCGCTTTACAGCCTGTTCCTGAAGTTCGATCTGATCGGGTCGGTGTTCGGCCTCGCCGCTGCCCACGCCATCGGCGGTCTGCCGATCGTGGTGGTGATCCTGGCGGCCGCGCTGCAGGGCGTCGACAAGCGGCTCGAACAGGCGGCCGCGGTGCATGGTGCTTCATCGCTGACCGTGCTGCGGCTGGTGACGCTGCCGGCGATCGCGCCGGGCCTCGCGGCGGCGACGTTCTTCGCCTTCCTGCATTCGTTCGACGAACTGGTGCTGACGCTGTTCCTGTCGAGTGCACAGCTCAAGACGCTGCCGCTGATGCTGTGGGGCGACATCAACTACCGGCTCAATCCGGTGTTGGCGGTGGTCTCCACGCTTGAAGTTCTGCTGGTCGTGGGAGGGCTGTTCCTCGCCCGGCCGGTGCTTGCGACCTCGCAAAAAGCGAGCTGA